Proteins from a single region of Dyadobacter fanqingshengii:
- a CDS encoding glutathione-independent formaldehyde dehydrogenase: MKALVYYGPKNVRVAEMPDPEIEQPTDVLVRITTTNICGSDLHMYEGRTNMEEGRIFGHENLGEVVEVGNAVVNIKVGDMVCMPFNISCGHCKNCESGLTAFCLTMNPGFAGAAYGFAGMGPYNGGQAEYLRVPFADFNCLKLPEDAREKENDYVMLSDIFPTGFHATELAGVKPGDNVVIYGAGPVGLMATISAGIKGANKIMVVDDHPDRLKLAEELGGIPIDFSKAPAVDQVLELTDGLGADRGCECVGYQCCDKHGHEHNNITMNELVKAVKFTGSIGVVGVFVAPDPKAEDPLAKEGHMDFDFGNFWLKGQSIATGQANVKSYNRQLCGLISSGKAKPSVIISHELALDEAPEGYQHFDARDNGWTKVILKPGMQGATKKQGEAREAITA, translated from the coding sequence ATGAAAGCACTAGTGTATTACGGTCCTAAAAACGTAAGAGTAGCAGAGATGCCGGACCCGGAGATTGAACAACCCACTGACGTATTGGTGAGGATCACAACGACTAATATTTGTGGTTCTGACCTGCATATGTATGAAGGCAGGACTAATATGGAAGAAGGACGGATTTTTGGCCACGAAAATCTCGGGGAGGTAGTTGAGGTAGGTAATGCGGTGGTCAACATCAAAGTTGGTGACATGGTATGTATGCCTTTTAATATCAGTTGCGGTCATTGTAAGAATTGCGAAAGTGGACTCACTGCCTTTTGTTTGACCATGAATCCCGGGTTTGCGGGTGCCGCTTATGGTTTTGCCGGAATGGGCCCCTACAACGGAGGACAGGCTGAATACCTGCGGGTGCCATTTGCGGACTTTAACTGTTTAAAACTTCCCGAAGATGCCAGAGAAAAGGAAAACGATTACGTAATGCTATCTGATATTTTCCCTACCGGCTTTCATGCAACCGAGTTGGCAGGCGTTAAGCCCGGTGATAATGTGGTCATTTACGGTGCCGGGCCGGTGGGTTTAATGGCAACGATTTCAGCTGGCATAAAGGGCGCGAACAAAATTATGGTGGTAGATGATCATCCCGACAGGCTAAAACTGGCCGAAGAATTGGGCGGCATACCTATCGACTTTTCAAAAGCACCAGCAGTTGACCAGGTCCTTGAACTGACCGATGGTCTTGGAGCTGACAGAGGTTGCGAATGCGTTGGTTACCAATGTTGCGATAAGCACGGGCACGAACATAATAATATCACTATGAACGAACTCGTGAAAGCTGTCAAGTTCACAGGCTCGATTGGTGTGGTAGGTGTTTTTGTTGCACCAGATCCAAAAGCAGAGGACCCGCTTGCCAAAGAAGGCCACATGGATTTTGACTTTGGTAATTTTTGGTTGAAAGGTCAAAGTATTGCAACAGGCCAGGCAAACGTCAAATCCTATAATCGTCAGCTTTGCGGCTTGATATCTTCTGGCAAAGCCAAACCATCCGTCATTATTTCGCATGAGCTTGCATTAGACGAAGCACCAGAGGGTTACCAGCATTTTGATGCCCGCGATAATGGCTGGACGAAGGTAATTTTGAAACCGGGTATG